The following is a genomic window from Bombus vancouverensis nearcticus chromosome 15, iyBomVanc1_principal, whole genome shotgun sequence.
ATGAAAGTACATACGTTAGGATATAtcgatagatatattttatatagtcaTGATCAGCATCATTTTGTTAGTAAAAATTTGAACAATCCAACTGAAGTTAtgttataacaatgaaataaaaagtataaaagcAAAAGTACGTTTTTTGTTTCGGCAGTTCATTAATAATTGCGTTATCGTCCCGTTGGTACAAATCATAGGTAACACCGGGAATTGTTTCGAGCGATTAGTTTCGTGGAATAGTGGAGATAGCTCGTTAACAAATTCAGAAGGATTTTGTACTTACTAGGTGTGTATGGATATACGAAATTATGACCACGGAGCAGGCTTGGAAAAACGCATATGAAATAAGTCCGGCTATGTCTTTCACAAGAATAATCAAGCTCAGGATAAGTCACTCCAACATCACACATTCTCATCTTATCAGAAAACAGAATCCGGTGCCCTGTGAATACTGCAACACCAACAACACCATCGGACATTtactttgctatatttgctCTACACTGCACCAAATTCAAGGACACAAGGTGCAACTTAAAGATATTCGACAATATATGATCATTTCTAACTAGTAGAATATAGATGCAAATTAAgcatgtaaatattttttaacatttataaatttatacaataCATGTAACTGTAGTCACGAATATCTTACCAGTGGATATGACGATgaacaataaataaaaagaaaattaaagatGATGACACAAgacaaagaaagagaagaagaaaggattAGTATCCTATGATGTATTATGTTCGTGtctatttatattattcttGAAACGCCCTAAAAATCATAGGATTATGTTCTAACAGTTAGAACCAACCGACCAACCGACCAGCAATCGAAAAAGGGAAATTCATAAGCAAAATCAACATAACTGAATTTTAAAACCATATGTTATTTGATCTCATTTtcattaatgaaatattaaagaaaaaagaatgtttCGTCATTGCATTAGAGTTGTCTCACGGATATCAAGGCGGAAGGAATTTCACTGTGCGATTTTATCGAGTCTTTAGGATCTGGTTAACGTTTAAAGCTCTTTATAAAGCGGTCACAACGAGCACAAGCTGTGCCACATCCGAGTCCAATCTGAGCTTCAGTTTCGGCGAGCTTCCATCCAGAAAATACAGTATCGTTTGCCCGTACACAATGGAGGGAGAAATTACGGGACGTGTTATTATTAATGATTGTACCTATAACTATAAAAACTCGAGCAACATTTAACGCGTACTTAGTTCTTAGTGAACATTCAATATAGATCTTTCTTACCCGAGCTCCTCGACAACTCAGTAAGGAAGATGAAGATCCTCGCTATTGTCTTTGCCTTCTGCTTCGTCGGGACTTTGGTAAATTTCGACATTACTTGATTGCAATCATCTAATTTGTTTAATAGGactgtttctttctttcatatATGATATGTATCAATGttttaaattcttatatttttgtCTCGAGTATTATAATTCGTAAATATTTCGGTGTTGGAAATTCATTGTAAATATCGTCATAGATGGATAAtataatctcattatttttaaTCGAATAAAACGATAATTTCGTGGCTTGTTATTTTATGATTAAAACGATATATAAGAAAGAATTCATTGATTGTAAAACCAGGACTCTTTTAATAtctaaaataagagaaatataataattcGATCTTAAAATTTCTTCTCTTTGATGCTCTTAGTATGTGAAAATATCTCGAATTACGAGATACTTCCGGATTCTCGCATACTACGATTAAAAAGTTAACTATAATATCGaaaaagtttatttatattCTGATTGTATATTTACAACCTGCAAGCTTGAATCATTTATAGTTAAACTATTAACAACATTTCActcaatatttatttatattttaaagtcTTTATAACGTGTTGTAATATTTCCAGGCATTTTCAAATAGCATAAAAGCCAAGGTGGAACGTTTCAGGGCATCTTGTATCACAGAGACTAGTATCGATCCAAGTAAGTAGCAAACAACGAAATAAATTGCAAACAATAGAAAACCTTAGTCAATATTAATCAAACTTCAGAATTAATACAGGGTGCTAAGGAAGGCATTATATCTAAGGCAGACGAGAGACTTGGTTGTTACACGTACTGTATGCTGAGGAAAAAGGGAATCGTAAGTAACGAAATTATTTAAGTCATATCATACAAAGTATTCTTTGAATTAAATTACATAAATGAAACAAGTTCCACGATTTTGTAAACTTATAATGCCTATCAACATACTTTCTAAAATCAATCGTTTCGATGAAGAGCAGAAAAAGGTGAAGAACATATCAATACAAGAAcactttttcaaatattttcccaTATTTCGTATTACACGAGATACGCATtttatataactatattatTCATCGTCGATAGTTGACTATATCGTTTATCGGTGCAAATGGGAAAAAAGTGTTTAAACTTTGTCATAAGAAGAAATCCTATTAGACATTCTCGTTCTATCAAACTTTTATGAAAAGTTCGATTTAGATCGTTTCACATTAATTAGAATAGGTTATGAGTACAAAATTAACCTAACATCGAAAGTATTGATTTTATGATTTGTATGTTGATAAGGCATCTCTTACTCTTTTCTGTGAATTATAACTGATGTGTTAAATTCTTTTCTTATAACATCCCGCATATGGAAGGAAGTAAagaaaaaacatttttatttccataACACAGGTAGAAGAGAATGGACGCCTTTGGGTAAACATTGCCAAGAGACAGTTAATAACCTATGGAGCTGACGCGCTAATGGCTGATGAAATGGTCAATAAATGCAAAAACATCggtgaataaaaaattgttactaAGAAATCtgactttattttaaatattaaacaaaattttttgtaaattatttgctATTTAAAAAGAGTAATTTAATAATCTTTACTCATTGTCATTTTAGCTGGTGGCAACGAATGTAAGCAAGCTAGTAACTTGATACAGTGTTTCCTGGAGATCAGGAGTTTATACATATTCTAACTAAAAATCAAACTGCTGAAATGAAATGGTTTAATTTGCAACTCGATGCATTTCGTAATTTATTTTGcacaaaatatttatagatttaaattaataaattataataatgtacATATCATTATTTGACACTTAAATCTTTGTTCGCATAGTCAAAATACAAGTTGTTTCACCATCTTGTTCTCGTGTCTCCAAGTGTTATTTATCTACTGTAATTATCTACTTCcattttaaaatttatgttaGAATATAAATCATTTTGTTAATTATGAAAATAGTTAGAATGAATGGTAGTTTGAATTTAAATTGCAATTGTAATAAAAAGCAGAATAATTCTCATGCAATGTTTTAAATTTGATGAGccattgaaatttaaatttgtatcgATAACttaaatatcgatattttattgAAGTATAAATAAGTGTATAATTCCTTTGTTCACCGCAATAATTCGCAGAGGGCGTAAAAAACATTCTGATTACCATTTAAAGTAGGTATTACCAGCTTTGGTATTGCAGAACATATAATATGATAACAACACAAATTTCTATAAGACataaaatctattttatattacgtttatggTGTTAGTTCTAtgctatgtatgtatatgctgaactgaaaattgtaaattgtaCATAATTCTaacgtatgtgtatatatataattttaatgaaatgaaTAAGCATTTGAGTAACATGGAAATTTAACTCattcttttttattcctttGTTCTTACATTTCTCACTTCCGACaaataaaacttttttattgcaTTTCTAATATAATTTTAAGACTAATATCGAAGTGGTATTATCTTCAGTTAGATTATACAcaagtattattatattacttcaactgaaattaaatattgtaattacCTAATCTTTGAatgctttaaaaaaaaatttgagtagtattaataaataaatttaatttaattaaatttgtttgctatacattgtttaattactatcaaatattttaaacaatGTCTAATTCTTTCAAATAGGTACATAAACTATACTTTATAAGCAAtaacttttattaaaattgttctTGGAACATTATGCTGTATTCGGTAGTCATAAATTAGTTCCACGTTGGACATGACCGCAAAGTGAGCAACATGGCCACAAAGGAAAACAATTTTCCTGTATTATACggagaattaaataaattagggCAAAATGGTGAATACGAGCGGGCAATAAAAATTGCTAATAAGAGTGAGTTTTCGTGATCTTACAAATTGCTTTCAATTCTACGAGTTTACTATCAACATAACCTGTGTCCCATTTACGAAGAACAACATATTCTCAACAATAGAAAATTTTTCAGTTTTAGGTATTTCCCAGGATGAAGAAGCAGCTTTCCATTGTAAAGTTATTTGCTATATTCAATTATCTAAATTCAATGATGCACTCCAGTTTATTACTAAGAATCCAAAACTATCAGGGTATGTCAtccatttattatatattagtgttaaaacttttctattttaattaatattcactTCGTACAATtctaataacaaataaatattttttagcaATTTAGATTTCGAGAAAGCATATTGTTTATATAGATTGAATCAAGTGCAGGACGCTTTGAAGGTAGTAGAAAATGTTTCAAATCCTTCATTGAAACTCAAGGAACTGAAGGCTCAGATACTGTATAGGCTAGAAAAATATGAAGAATGTTTCTCTGTGTACAGAGACATTATAAAAAATTCTCACGATGAATATGAAGATGAAAGGGAAGCTAATCTTGCAGCAGTGGTTGTAAATTTAGCAATTGAGGATTCTGTAAGTCCTTAACAGTTAATGTTATTTAAGTAtatgttaatttatatttattgtaatttatattttttttaacagAACTTAGAAGTTCCTGCATTACGCGAAGATACAtatgaattaatatataatacagcTTGTGGTTTAATTGCACAAGGTAGCAAAGGTGATAAAGCCATCTTGATTGAGGCAGAAAAAAAGCTTAGAGCAGCTGAGAAAAAGTGTAAAGAAAATTTAGAGGAAGATGGAGTTGCTGAAGAAGAAATAGAAGATGAATTAGGAATTATTAGAGTTCAACTTGGATATTGTCTTCAGCTTCAGGGTCGCGAGAAAGAAGCTCAAGCATTGTACATTTCTGCTTTGAAAGCAAAACCAGATGACATAGCTCTAGTAGCAGTTGCAAGCAATAACCTTGTGTGCCTTAATAAAGATCAAAACGTATTTGATagtaaaaaaagaatgaaaagcgCTACTCATGATAGCTTAGAACATAAATTAACTTCTAGACAGAGACGGAACATTGCATACAATCAGTGCTTGTTAGCTTTATACACTGATCAGGTATAAACTCAATTAGTAATACACTGTTTTATTGATCATTGTTCACATATCATTATTCTATAACTTATGTCCTTGCAGGCAGACCAGTGTCAGCAACTTTGCAATAAACTAGCTAAGGATCATCCTGCACTGGCTGTGGATGCAATGTTTGTTAAGGCAGTACAACTTGGTAAAGAGGGTAAAGCAAAGGAAGCAGCAAAGTTATTAATACAGTATGCAGTTGGAGATAAAGAATTGCAAATGAAACTGGTTTGTGTGCAACTCTTATTGAGTCAGGATGAAAGACAAGAGGCAAttgatattcttgaaaatctgAGTGAAAGAGACAGATCATTACCTGGCATAGTCAGCGCACTTGTAACTCTTCATATGGCTAATAATAATCGTGAAAAAGCATCAGATGCTCTAAAAAATGCAGTTAACTATTACAAGAAAAATAAGGTAGGTGCatttaatctaatttctttctttttcaactCGATTTAGTATAACCTTTGATATTCAATTTTAGGATGCTACTGCTAATTTAGGAGAATTATGGCGACAAGCCGCTGATTTTTATCTACGCGGAGGAGAAATTAAAATGGCAGCTGATATTTTACAAGAAATGGTAGATGCTGCGCCTTGCGATACTAAGACATTAGCGCAATTGGTGGTGGCTTATGTGCAATTTCGTCCAGAAAAGGCACAATTGCTATCAAAACGTCTGCCACCGTTACATGACCTTTCTGAAACGATCGACGTTGATGCTTTGGAGAACAGTAACTGGGTAATTGGTACCAAAATGACCAAGAAGAAGATAGAACCATCTCCTGGGTAAGTATTATTCTCTTAATATAGTCTCGATAATAAAATTctcaataaaattaataattataactcTATTGTGTAGCAAACCCGTTGTCGATATaacacaaaagaaaaagaaaaaacgtaaACGTAAAGGAAAGTTACCTAAGAACTATGATCCAAATGTTCCACCTGATCCTGAACGATGGTTACCCAGACACGAACGTAGTGGATTTAGGAAGAAACGAGATAGGAGAAATCGAGATGCTGCGATGAAGGGCACACAAGGTGCTGCAGCTGTAGCTAGTGATATGTAGTATGTATTAATTCacacatttattatttaatttaaaaatatacatacaattaATAACTTTTATTATCACTTATCGTTACAGTGATATTACTAAGATGCCTACAAATGCGAAACCTTCTCCCAACCCTCGACATAGTCCAGCGGTAGAAAGTTCCGGTCCACGACAACAGCAACGTAAGGttcaacaaaaaaagaaaaagaaaggaggaaaatGGTAAAACAAGTAATTCGTATTTGTCCAGAACatgtataatatttcaatattgctAGAAAGATGGATGATTGAACGATACATCTCATTGACAAGTTGTATAACTTTttcaattatacatatattttttatcgctGTACATATGTACAGTAAAAAATACTGCCATTTTTAAACGAACGTACTACTTTATACTAGTATCGTTTCATCATTGTAAATTTTTAACTTCTGAATTTGTCATTAGATTAAAATGTAACTAGGTTCTACCAGGattgaaaatatatacaaaagaatgatatataaaatatttttattccctttttcttttaatCCTCTtgtcaatttttgacaaaattctgcaatataatatacaatataggTAACATATTCCTTGCATACATTGACTAGGATTTGGCAATACAAATCTTTATTTCTCTGTTGGTAacaattgtatataaaaatacaatctgtgtcaaatttatttttttctcttagtAAATCTGTAATTCCTGTTGATATATTGTGATTGTGCGTCAAATCTTTAACATTCATGTAACagatttatatatgtatatgtaatataataagtGGCATAATTCGTAACTACAATAATCTTAcattgtatataataataaaatgccACTTcatatttcagtaaaattcaTTACCCTAAGATCATAACTCTGTGAAGACACGCTGTGATTACATGTCATTGTAGCATATCGATGTATGTCCACGCACGCGTGCTTGTGTAAAAGGATATCCTCGGTTTATATCATTCTAACTTATTGTCTTGTATTACAATTGCACAACACAGCATTGTTTATcgtgtatatataaatttataacaaagaGGCAACTGTTGAGGTAAGAGTAACCGTATATGTATATCATAAAACGCTTCTACATCTGTGTTCTTTTTTATATAGTTTCCTAATATATCAAGGCTGTAAATCGCCCTCATCTAGATGTTTAGTTAAAATACCCTTTAATACCCTTCCATTAGAAAATAGTACAACAGGCACGCTCATTCAACTGGTCTGAATATTATGATATGCATAATACGTAGAAAATAAACAAGCACTGGAAAGTTCATTTTACCAGTCCTAAACAAGTATATCCGTTAATTGATACTTTTGTCATGCCACACTCATCTATTGGCAAGCAATTTCCCGTGTTCCCAAAACCAATCGCCAAATCAGTTCGACAAAAATGAGTTTGTCAAAAATGAGAATAGATGAGTAAGGCACAAATTCATGTAAATGCTATAAAACACTTacataatgatgtaaataattctCAATGTATGAACATTATATTTCCAATAATGCTACTTTTCAGGTATAATGCCTTCCCAGGCATCTTCTCGCTGTTTGTTGGCTAATCTACGTTTTTctagaaacaaagaaaaaacaACTTATTTCTGCTTTTTTAAAGCTTTTTTAAGCTTCAAACTGTGAGAAGTGTTTTGTGTAAATAATACTTACCTTTAGCCTCACGTAATACATTTTTCTCATGTTCGCGTTCTTGCCTAGCAGTAGCTAATTTTACACCTAAAGCACCCGTAACCAGTCGTCTAGCTAATGCCGCGCAAGTTTCTGGACGACTTCTGTACGGCTGTAAAAATTGCGCGCTCCTTTTTGCTTTTGTTTTACTCAAGGCTGTGGCCTCGCTCAAGGGTCGTGTTTTAACAAATGGATGGTCCGAAGCCAATACTTCAGCAGCTAAAACCGATTTAACGGGTGAGCACTTGTTACTGATAATGTCGGTGTAATTTTGACTCGTTTCTAATTACCAACAAGAGGACTACTGAAGACTCCAAGACAGTGTGTGTCATCTACCCACTTTAGTTCAAACCCACCATTCTTAAAAGGACTAAAAACAGCTGCTAAATCGCTGGTTTTAAATTCTGAtggaaaattgtaaatttcaacAACATGAGCAAATTCGTCGCTAGATACCTCGATGTGTTTAGTGTACGGTTTGTAATCGCTTTTTGGTTGTTCTATCACAACATTACCAACAGCCGCTGTTAACtgaaataaaagtaattaaCATTAAAAAAGTACATAGTTTTGTTGTTTTATGTTGGCGAATGGTAAATTCATAAATACTTGCCTCCTCGATAAGAGTTGGATCTAAACAATCACCATTATCGTCGAATAAACTGTCCCAGTCACATTCATCCCTATTAATCTTTTTAATTGGTGGAGAAGGTGGAGGTGCAGGTTTACTTTTCTGCCGCACAACCTTTTTTACTTTCTTCTCTGGTAGTGCTGTAGGAATAGGAATAACTTCCTTATTAGGTTGTTGTGGTTCTTTCTGTACACTATCTGAGATAATCAGCACGTTTGATACCATATTTCGACGCATCATTTGCGTGTTCTTTTGGTTTGTTATCTCGTCCTTATTTGAAATTTCCGAATGTTGTTTGTTATTTGCATTTGAATTAGTTACAACAATATCGTTATTACATTTATCAGATCTGTCTATTTCTTCATTAACATTAACTTCACTATATATACATGTCTCAACTGAGTCTAAGTTATTGTTATCTTCACTAGAATTACTAGAGATTTCTTGTTCTTCAATAATTCCTGAA
Proteins encoded in this region:
- the LOC117157341 gene encoding uncharacterized protein LOC117157341 isoform X4, with protein sequence MGVEGRRSPSASPERVRIQRQIKSTPTVEIYRPPAARRARNELQTNMDQVQIQAAADSSSAKSSRQRRPDRAVYVPRHRRSLETEGSPQPVESIRVSRSVKDNPSSASHGQSKSSLDIKETDSSLQQSIECEQKELNTCFDDNQSNDESEINICLQEDPKDPTSSVIPEGLTMETSDKITTKQLDNLNEDVPNDTDGTTAPETKCETTDTFHSGIIEEQEISSNSSEDNNNLDSVETCIYSEVNVNEEIDRSDKCNNDIVVTNSNANNKQHSEISNKDEITNQKNTQMMRRNMVSNVLIISDSVQKEPQQPNKEVIPIPTALPEKKVKKVVRQKSKPAPPPSPPIKKINRDECDWDSLFDDNGDCLDPTLIEELTAAVGNVVIEQPKSDYKPYTKHIEVSSDEFAHVVEIYNFPSEFKTSDLAAVFSPFKNGGFELKWVDDTHCLGVFSSPLVAAEVLASDHPFVKTRPLSEATALSKTKAKRSAQFLQPYRSRPETCAALARRLVTGALGVKLATARQEREHEKNVLREAKEKRRLANKQREDAWEGIIPEK
- the LOC117157344 gene encoding general odorant-binding protein 56h-like isoform X2, encoding MKILAIVFAFCFVGTLAFSNSIKAKVERFRASCITETSIDPKLIQGAKEGIISKADERLGCYTYCMLRKKGIVEENGRLWVNIAKRQLITYGADALMADEMVNKCKNIAGGNECKQASNLIQCFLEIRSLYIF
- the LOC117157341 gene encoding uncharacterized protein LOC117157341 isoform X2, which translates into the protein MSLQDSLFSEDVEHDVTLFSRDKKRKRDPKLNGEQCTTSCITKGTGTLFEMGVEGRRSPSASPERVRIQRQIKSTPTVEIYRPPAARRARNELQTNMDQVQIQAAADSSSAKSSRQRRPDRAVYVPRHRRSLETEGSPQPVESIRVSRSVKDNPSSASHGQSKSSLDIKETDSSLQQSIECEQKELNTCFDDNQSNDESEINICLQEDPKDPTSSVIPEGLTMETSDKITTKQLDNLNEDVPNDTDGTTAPETKCETTDTFHSGIIEEQEISSNSSEDNNNLDSVETCIYSEVNVNEEIDRSDKCNNDIVVTNSNANNKQHSEISNKDEITNQKNTQMMRRNMVSNVLIISDSVQKEPQQPNKEVIPIPTALPEKKVKKVVRQKSKPAPPPSPPIKKINRDECDWDSLFDDNGDCLDPTLIEELTAAVGNVVIEQPKSDYKPYTKHIEVSSDEFAHVVEIYNFPSEFKTSDLAAVFSPFKNGGFELKWVDDTHCLGVFSSPLVAAEVLASDHPFVKTRPLSEATALSKTKAKRSAQFLQPYRSRPETCAALARRLVTGALGVKLATARQEREHEKNVLREAKEKRRLANKQREDAWEGIIPEK
- the LOC117157341 gene encoding uncharacterized protein LOC117157341 isoform X1, whose translation is MSLQDSLFSEDVEHDVTLFSRDKKRKRVLVFPPVNNYRRYIIHQLVQDRFADLHTFSIGQGSARRTVVCYKSDVIRDPKLNGEQCTTSCITKGTGTLFEMGVEGRRSPSASPERVRIQRQIKSTPTVEIYRPPAARRARNELQTNMDQVQIQAAADSSSAKSSRQRRPDRAVYVPRHRRSLETEGSPQPVESIRVSRSVKDNPSSASHGQSKSSLDIKETDSSLQQSIECEQKELNTCFDDNQSNDESEINICLQEDPKDPTSSVIPEGLTMETSDKITTKQLDNLNEDVPNDTDGTTAPETKCETTDTFHSGIIEEQEISSNSSEDNNNLDSVETCIYSEVNVNEEIDRSDKCNNDIVVTNSNANNKQHSEISNKDEITNQKNTQMMRRNMVSNVLIISDSVQKEPQQPNKEVIPIPTALPEKKVKKVVRQKSKPAPPPSPPIKKINRDECDWDSLFDDNGDCLDPTLIEELTAAVGNVVIEQPKSDYKPYTKHIEVSSDEFAHVVEIYNFPSEFKTSDLAAVFSPFKNGGFELKWVDDTHCLGVFSSPLVAAEVLASDHPFVKTRPLSEATALSKTKAKRSAQFLQPYRSRPETCAALARRLVTGALGVKLATARQEREHEKNVLREAKEKRRLANKQREDAWEGIIPEK
- the LOC117157344 gene encoding uncharacterized protein LOC117157344 isoform X1, producing the protein MTTEQAWKNAYEISPAMSFTRIIKLRISHSNITHSHLIRKQNPVPCEYCNTNNTIGHLLCYICSTLHQIQGHKAFSNSIKAKVERFRASCITETSIDPKLIQGAKEGIISKADERLGCYTYCMLRKKGIVEENGRLWVNIAKRQLITYGADALMADEMVNKCKNIAGGNECKQASNLIQCFLEIRSLYIF
- the Srp72 gene encoding signal recognition particle 72 codes for the protein MATKENNFPVLYGELNKLGQNGEYERAIKIANKILGISQDEEAAFHCKVICYIQLSKFNDALQFITKNPKLSGNLDFEKAYCLYRLNQVQDALKVVENVSNPSLKLKELKAQILYRLEKYEECFSVYRDIIKNSHDEYEDEREANLAAVVVNLAIEDSNLEVPALREDTYELIYNTACGLIAQGSKGDKAILIEAEKKLRAAEKKCKENLEEDGVAEEEIEDELGIIRVQLGYCLQLQGREKEAQALYISALKAKPDDIALVAVASNNLVCLNKDQNVFDSKKRMKSATHDSLEHKLTSRQRRNIAYNQCLLALYTDQADQCQQLCNKLAKDHPALAVDAMFVKAVQLGKEGKAKEAAKLLIQYAVGDKELQMKLVCVQLLLSQDERQEAIDILENLSERDRSLPGIVSALVTLHMANNNREKASDALKNAVNYYKKNKDATANLGELWRQAADFYLRGGEIKMAADILQEMVDAAPCDTKTLAQLVVAYVQFRPEKAQLLSKRLPPLHDLSETIDVDALENSNWVIGTKMTKKKIEPSPGKPVVDITQKKKKKRKRKGKLPKNYDPNVPPDPERWLPRHERSGFRKKRDRRNRDAAMKGTQGAAAVASDMYDITKMPTNAKPSPNPRHSPAVESSGPRQQQRKVQQKKKKKGGKW
- the LOC117157341 gene encoding uncharacterized protein LOC117157341 isoform X3, translating into MKWILCKNGLIFNRFIIKDPKLNGEQCTTSCITKGTGTLFEMGVEGRRSPSASPERVRIQRQIKSTPTVEIYRPPAARRARNELQTNMDQVQIQAAADSSSAKSSRQRRPDRAVYVPRHRRSLETEGSPQPVESIRVSRSVKDNPSSASHGQSKSSLDIKETDSSLQQSIECEQKELNTCFDDNQSNDESEINICLQEDPKDPTSSVIPEGLTMETSDKITTKQLDNLNEDVPNDTDGTTAPETKCETTDTFHSGIIEEQEISSNSSEDNNNLDSVETCIYSEVNVNEEIDRSDKCNNDIVVTNSNANNKQHSEISNKDEITNQKNTQMMRRNMVSNVLIISDSVQKEPQQPNKEVIPIPTALPEKKVKKVVRQKSKPAPPPSPPIKKINRDECDWDSLFDDNGDCLDPTLIEELTAAVGNVVIEQPKSDYKPYTKHIEVSSDEFAHVVEIYNFPSEFKTSDLAAVFSPFKNGGFELKWVDDTHCLGVFSSPLVAAEVLASDHPFVKTRPLSEATALSKTKAKRSAQFLQPYRSRPETCAALARRLVTGALGVKLATARQEREHEKNVLREAKEKRRLANKQREDAWEGIIPEK